The nucleotide window GTTTAAGCTGACTTTTGtcttaattcaattcaattcaattatttatttattgattcaccaagtgTAATGAGGTCAAGGTGATATCTTAGGGTTAACTAAAAAAGTCCAAAATATCCAAAATCCGAGGttgatttttctttattttaaaatatatcaatttctgtATCATTTTGAacacaaatatatcaattacaatatattttgtcgAGATCTAGTAACTAATAGCATGTTATAGAAGAAATATAATCCTATGGTTTTTTCTCCGCTTAGTTTCAAATTTAGAGTATCAGACCCCAGTTAGaagaatgtgaaataaaacTTTAGTGATAAGAATGTgccctatgtaaaacttatctatagagattttacaaaaaataaagctAACCACAATATGAGGTTTTGTTCCTCagaacaaaatatcaaagtttcaaCTTTGGGACTTTTTTATGTTTGGTACTAGCctaagttacatgtacaagcattaacaaaatgtttgataaaattaaagaaattcaaTGTGCTGtttgttttgtaattttttcCTTCATCAGCCAGTAAAATATTACGTAATATCGAATGAACCTCTACTTGGACTTCGCATGTTTACATGTCAGTGGTTACGTGATGTTATTTGCCATAGATGAATCATTGTTTATAAACGGaactagattgattgattgtatattgtttaacgtccctctcaagaatatttcactcgtattgagacgtcaccattaccagtgaagggctgcaaaatttaggccccaCTTGCTGTAaaacgggacttcggtttttacgatctcatccgaaggatcgtccatttaatcgcctcttacaacaagcaaggggtactaaggacctattctaaccggatccccacggctCGGGATGCCAAAGATGAATGGAcctccagtggcggatttaagggggggcgGCGGGGCGGCgccccccaccccctaaaattttcaaatttaaggtaaatcgtggtatcttgtttagaaaaatgcactaaacgataaaagaagcaatactttcttccactcccggagaaataaatgacaaaatcttttgatttcttgaattcctttattgagagaacttaatttttttcaaaaacccttaaaatttgcgtcattttattaatttcaccttattaaaaatgataaaaaatagtacaaatgactaaataggagacatatttcaagccctatctgtaaaatccaggagcttccgggggcttttCGCCCCCTGGTTCCCACCAGGACTTCGTcatggacccactgggggcctcaaggcggcctcCAGACCTCCTGCCTcataaagccccccccccccccccccccccccccggtaaccgcatttcctggatccgcccctgagcTCACTAGTAACACATTTACAAGGGATTAAAACAAAGTATTTAAAATGGTGTATGTATCAATCACTTTTTGATATAGCCTACACTGCGCAAATTcttaatgaaattaaaacaatctacccccccccccccccccgactgcATGGTGTACGGTGAACTTGGCCGACATCCCATGCACATACAAATAATGCGTATTATCTCAAAATTACACATAATAAAGATCCAAAAATAGCGAATCTCTGACGCGAAAGAGATTGTTTGGTTTAACAACGTCTCCAGCATCCTATATTTGGTAAAATAACGCATCCAAACTGGGCTAAAGTCAAACTTATTTTACTCGATCAATTCAAGCAAAAGTGGAACTTTGATGTTAAAACGCCATAAAAAGAATGTACAAAGATGAATTAAAAttagaagaatattttaatattcTACCCCAGAAAAGATGCTATAATCTTTTTAAATTTCGAACCTATTGAAAGTGGACGCTGGCTTCAAGTGGGCCCACTGAGACAAGAGTTACAATGTAAGGTAAAtgtattgaaaaaatatattaagatTTGAGTGTGAATAATTTACAAAGCAATATTTAAAAGTCTTGTATGCTTGCacctaaaattgtgatttctaatctcatatgaatatataaaacagtttagggcaaaatatatatttttattgaatataacaGCTAAAAGACACAAAATAGCATtagtttgttgactttgaaaaaAGCTTAGGCCTAGTAGTTAAACATTCCTCGCACTTTTTTTGATTGGGCTCGATATTTGCGTAAACACGAAAATCAAGGTCATCTGAGTGTTTATTACCACAACAAAATTCTattgaaaaaaaacatttaCCACGATTGACGCGCGAACGCGCCGAATACAATACTTTGCCTGACGGAGCAACTGAAATATAATGGTAAAATTATTTATTCACTTGTATACTTAGAGGAACGGTATCATCATGAACTTGTGTCATTTTGCCAAGGTAATCATAGCAAGGTCCACAAAAAATATATCGgaaattaaatatcatgaaaACTTTGTTAATGGCAATCACGATAACAACCGTCAAAAGTCTCCGAAATATGACAGCTCGATCAGTGGAAACGGCAGATATCTCTTCTACACTGAAGTAATGCACAGCTATCCAAAAATGTCTATATCAAGAACGGAATTTTGCCACAAATTGTCAAGAATCCAGACCTATCTCAGtcaaaacaaatactacaaaaatgcaaataaatcTGGGGAGAAAATGAGTTTTCTTGAAGCATACAACTTAACATCTTGGCTAGATTTGTCAGAGAAGGAACGCAGGAGTCACAAACTCCATGACTGTTCAGAATGCAAGGAAAGAGAGTCTACTCTGCATGTCTCAGCATCCAAAGAAACAAAATGTCTTGAAAATCTGTCAGAAACTATCACCAATTCCATCTCTGCAATTACCTCCCCTAAGACAGCTAATAAAACTGTCCAACGATTCATAGCCATGCTAAGCCCAATGCTTAAACAAAAGCTTGATGTTGACTTCAAGGAATGCGTCGAAAAAACTTTCAACTTCCAAGGAAAGGAAACACCAGCGAAAAAACAGAAACGTGCAACTAAAAcattggaaaaaaataataagaacaTGCGAAACATTGCATTCAGTGAAAACGAGAACATGCACACCGAAAAAGATGATGTGCAAATTTCTTTGGATTGTGGCATTTCTTGCAGTCATGAAAGAGAGAGCCCGAACAAATACTATATTAAGACTCCCAAGTCTGTCAAAAAATCCCAGAAAACCAAACTGGGTCTTGACAAAAGCAAAAAATACTgtggtaaatttgaaaattatacattCAACAAAAATGCCCTTTTGCTTGAAATTGGAGAAGCTGGGTGTAGAAATGTCAACTGTGCAGGTTTAGGGAAGAGATACACCATTAGAAATAAAGCTTTGAAATTTCCGGACAGTTACCATGGTTACAGTGCTGGTGAAATTCTCCAGAACTCTCCTGCCTGCAGTTACCATGGTTACAGAAATGTCAATAAACTGGTCAGTGGTAAGGACATTGCACAAAGAGTGCTGAGGAAGTACCTCCGTGCTACAAGGGGTCGCGCTGTCCCTCGTCAACGAGCAATAAAACAAACAGGACACAGTCAGAGACGAAATCTGGAATGTGTTTATGTGAGCAGTGGTGTAGCTCCAAAAGACTTTGAAAAGACTGCAATAAGCAACACAGGTGATCTAATCTGTGAGAAGGAGGAAATATTTGACCAGAAGTACGCACTTCCTAGGATATGGGGGCATTCATGGGGAAAACCGGAATCTTTGGAACTTCTTGGAAGTGAGTCAGATGAGGTATGCAAAGAGGCTGTGGTCATCGAATTACAAGAACATGGcaagtatatatattataatgataTTACTTATTAATAGAACTATCATTTTAGTTatcatttgaaaacaaaatagttTATTTAGGCATTTAAAATACGCAAGTTTCATTACAGGActtgaaattaactttttatgTTGCCGGGCTGACAGGGTATACTTTCAAGCAGTTTGCAGAAAAACTTGACAATCCACCAGTTTTctgaaaataattaaacatacttcattaatgttattaaaataaaataatggaatttaactcgatatgcctcagacaatactGTAACACTTAAGtaggttttttaaaatgatgttttagaaaattgattcccattttattcaataattgctttaaaaatcttattattGATATGGGAAAGACAATACATcgcaatatttgaattaaatattgaaatacatgtatatcgcaaTATCGTTTGTGCTGGCAATACCCATTACCCAACCTtactgacaagtcaacataagcatctgacaagtcaacaaaAAGATCTGAAGTTGACACTAGTCATAATAATCTAGGTTAGGGTTGTATTTGTCTTGTTGATCATTACATATCGTGATTTGTCAGATCTCTATGTCAATTGTTAGCTCATTAAGTTGTTAAGTGAATATACTACGGAAATGTTTATATTCTCCCGAGGAGTCCGAAGTGCTGATGACAGTAGATTTAACAAATAGAATAAGTGTCAATCATTTTCCAAAACGTGCAAAAAGCACacttggggggaggggggtaaaaAATCGACAATTTTACCATACGCTCTTTTTTTCTCTTCAGGATTtatcagtctatgcgaaagacgtCGGACCTGActgatgtgcagtgcctcaggtccgatgtgtcattttttacaccggaccggaatgtccgatgtctcagtattcggttttaagctttattattttgacgcggagtcaattaaatgtttgttataagtaaaaaatatcacacaaatccaaatacgtaaatgaatgtgattaaaccgcatggaccgtctaaagtattatgcgggagggatccctggtatagtattactagtataatcatgataataaataagatttccttgcttttgcattttcacgtgtttctcttttttacattaggtttttcggtctgacaaaatttggttcggtccggtgtgttcattgattacacaggaccgaatgtcctgtgtggtccaaaaaactttcgtatAGACtggatttatttcataaaagtatTGGTCATGTTACAAAAGTGTAATGCCTATAAAAAAGACGACAAGGTAAGACAGagacatctttatttttttctataaaaacaaaaatccattatgtacacaagatttgcacatttataaaacattatatcattcatatataacaagaaATAGGGGTACCAATATTAAAGAACTCATTGTTTGAACTAAATTGCTCATAAACCTGATTGTCAACCTTCTTGATGGGAATTTAAAAATGGTTGATGTACACTTtttgaggggggtgggggtctcaaaaagtgtgctttttgcacgctttggaaaatggttgacaattatggatgacTCCTAAATATCTCGCATGTTCAATAACACAGGAAATTAAAAATAGTAAGTTGTTCTAAAAATGTTTCTAAATAGAGAaatgataagttgtatattattaCTTATTGGGTTTGCAACTGTCTGtctacagatatatatatatattgggttTAAATCATCAATGTCATAGATGCACATCAACCCAATCAGTTTACATAATGAGTGATTTATTTTCTCGGGGACCATTATGTGATAAAAAGTCAACATGTGAACAAGAACTGATAATCACGATTTTGAATGTTAACAATAGataataaataaacaatgttAAATTCAACGTAATTAGAAGATCTGTTGATTCTGTTACCCCCTTCCCCAGTAGTTGTGTGTACAAGCAGTTCTAAACattaaatttcaacatttccGTGGTTACTGAACATTCAATAAAGGCAAGGTTCACCACGACAGTGTCCGATATAAAGATTGTTgaacccccccaacccccccaaccccaaccccccaatCATTCTGCAAATGAAAACAGCCTCAAACTGTAAACATGTGATATTGTGTTTACGACCTGTATACGAATACTCTTTCACgatatcatatttcatattttatgagGATAGGATAATCTTTAATATGTCTAtaaggccaattaaaattaattgatagattattaTCCCTGCCTGCACCTCAAAAAAGGGCCCACcctgatattttttattttcgcaaagtttacgatttcaaacaaacttgcttcccagtgacatgagtgaatgattaaagtcacagaatgttggttaAAATTttatcttctaccaaggatcctttgaatgttaacttgattaacactttgtgtgatgccttttgtcattatttttttttctcgggaaataaaaaataaaattctcccacccaccccatatttttttgtgaccccAGAATTAAGTTGGAATTGGCCTGAAGTCAGTGATTTTTTGTATATAATCAGTGTGAATGACAGGTAATGTGTAAACGATCTATTCAGAACTTTAACCTCTTTACATGCATggtttttagccgagttgcgtagcaaatctcggcttttaaattggcgaaggatgggcgtCCAGGCAGGCGGcatccacaattagcttgtccggtctctaactttcatactttttggtgcgtctttgtgagacttacataacatgatcacatccaaaagaggaaggttcatatttattttgaggtcaaaaggtcaaggtcactttttcactaaatgccatagatttgagcttgtccggtctctaactttcatactactagggtcatctttgtgaaacttacatagcatgatcacatccaaaagaggaaggttcctatatattttgaggtccaaaggtcaaggtctctttttcactatatactgtagatttgagcttgtctctaacttttacacatgtacttgctggtgcatgtttatcagacttcaaatcctgatgacatttaagattcatgttgcttttgaaatccaaaagtcaaggtcattatcacactaatatacctattgcggccatttaaagcttcatacttataaactatattaaatacgtgcatgtttttacttcgtgaatgcaagcatgcataattttccaaactgcaactcggccacaCGCATCTTTGAttgcgttttagcgatttttagGTATAGTTGTGAAATCGACTAAAAGTTTGAATTTGCATACTTAAATGAGTAAATTCAAGCACTTTCCTGATTTTGGATCGAGTAtcaaacattgaaaacaaattaatagacATTGCTAGTGCGAAATTATTAGGGATGAAACGATGCATTGCAATGCAGCCGAATCGCGATGTAGAggtctcgattcgatgttcgatttattcCTGGTCTGTTTCGGTTTGATACGGTTCTAGAATCATAGCATACATTGCTTTTGATAACACAGTTTCTGATTGgccaatgaaattgaaaaatgcCCAATCAACGTACGAGTAAACTTTACTGTACCAAATTAGAcagtcgagttgaaaaatgcacACCCAATTGTATAAATCATGGGTATAATGATAGTTTGGCTCTAGGACAAGTGATAAGAGTGTTGCTTTATGTTGAATGCTTTTTTAT belongs to Ostrea edulis chromosome 7, xbOstEdul1.1, whole genome shotgun sequence and includes:
- the LOC125655132 gene encoding uncharacterized protein LOC125655132; amino-acid sequence: MNLCHFAKVIIARSTKNISEIKYHENFVNGNHDNNRQKSPKYDSSISGNGRYLFYTEVMHSYPKMSISRTEFCHKLSRIQTYLSQNKYYKNANKSGEKMSFLEAYNLTSWLDLSEKERRSHKLHDCSECKERESTLHVSASKETKCLENLSETITNSISAITSPKTANKTVQRFIAMLSPMLKQKLDVDFKECVEKTFNFQGKETPAKKQKRATKTLEKNNKNMRNIAFSENENMHTEKDDVQISLDCGISCSHERESPNKYYIKTPKSVKKSQKTKLGLDKSKKYCGKFENYTFNKNALLLEIGEAGCRNVNCAGLGKRYTIRNKALKFPDSYHGYSAGEILQNSPACSYHGYRNVNKLVSGKDIAQRVLRKYLRATRGRAVPRQRAIKQTGHSQRRNLECVYVSSGVAPKDFEKTAISNTGDLICEKEEIFDQKYALPRIWGHSWGKPESLELLGSESDEVCKEAVVIELQEHD